The following are encoded in a window of Deinococcus sedimenti genomic DNA:
- the ypfJ gene encoding KPN_02809 family neutral zinc metallopeptidase: protein MDWKNLPGSGNVEDRRGAGGLPGGGIAVGGVGGLIIALIAMFFGIDPGAILGGGSSQPTQQSQSTQTTQNDEAYQFVDRVLGSTDQVWGSIFKQAGRTYTEPRLVLYTRGTQSGCGQANSAVGPFYCPADQKIYLDTSFFTQMDRQLGGGGDFAYAYVIAHEVGHHVQDELGISDQVDRKQRSARTEAEANSYSVRLELQADCFAGVWGNKTQQDANITQADVQEAVATAEAIGDDNLQRQGQGYVAPDSFTHGSAAQRVKWFMTGFKSGNPNSCDTFNVNYNQL from the coding sequence ATGGACTGGAAGAATCTTCCCGGCAGTGGGAACGTCGAGGATCGTCGTGGAGCCGGTGGACTGCCCGGCGGGGGCATCGCAGTGGGGGGCGTGGGCGGCCTGATCATCGCGCTGATCGCCATGTTCTTCGGCATAGACCCTGGAGCGATCCTCGGTGGGGGCAGTAGCCAGCCCACCCAGCAGAGCCAGTCCACACAGACCACCCAGAACGACGAGGCCTATCAGTTCGTCGACAGGGTCCTGGGCAGCACCGATCAGGTCTGGGGCAGCATCTTCAAGCAGGCCGGTCGGACGTACACCGAACCGCGCCTCGTGCTGTACACGCGGGGCACCCAGTCCGGCTGCGGTCAGGCCAATAGTGCCGTCGGCCCGTTCTACTGCCCCGCCGACCAGAAAATCTATCTGGACACCAGTTTCTTCACGCAGATGGACCGCCAGCTGGGCGGCGGCGGCGACTTCGCCTACGCCTACGTGATCGCCCACGAGGTCGGCCACCACGTCCAGGACGAACTGGGCATCAGCGATCAGGTGGACCGCAAGCAGCGCAGCGCCCGCACCGAGGCCGAGGCGAACAGCTACAGCGTCCGACTGGAACTCCAGGCCGACTGCTTCGCCGGGGTGTGGGGCAACAAGACGCAGCAGGACGCCAACATCACCCAGGCGGACGTGCAGGAAGCCGTCGCGACCGCCGAGGCCATCGGCGACGACAACCTCCAGCGGCAGGGGCAGGGGTACGTCGCCCCGGACTCCTTCACGCACGGCAGCGCCGCGCAGCGCGTCAAGTGGTTCATGACCGGCTTCAAGAGCGGCAACCCCAACAGCTGCGACACCTTCAACGTGAACTACAACCAGCTGTAA
- a CDS encoding MarR family transcriptional regulator → MTARPPSSPPASPLGALLHAIGIQPRTPDELARALGSTPGALSGMLRTLQSGGYVQDATPQQDGCACGPCALKSMCRNADSAEPALHLLRLTPRGETYLRRLT, encoded by the coding sequence GTGACCGCCCGGCCACCATCCAGCCCGCCTGCCAGCCCCCTGGGCGCGCTGCTGCACGCCATCGGCATCCAGCCGCGCACTCCGGACGAACTCGCCCGCGCGCTCGGCAGTACCCCCGGCGCCCTGAGCGGTATGCTGCGCACCCTCCAGAGCGGCGGGTACGTGCAGGACGCCACGCCGCAGCAGGACGGCTGCGCCTGCGGCCCCTGCGCCCTGAAAAGCATGTGCCGTAACGCCGACAGCGCCGAACCTGCCCTGCACCTCCTGCGCCTGACCCCGCGCGGCGAGACGTACCTGCGACGCCTGACCTGA